In Streptomyces sp. NBC_01426, one genomic interval encodes:
- a CDS encoding HPr family phosphocarrier protein, translating to MAERRVNVGWAEGLHARPASIFVRATTASGVPVTIAKAGGDPVNAASMLAVLGLGAQGGEEIVLASDAEGADAALDRLAKLVAEGLDELPETV from the coding sequence ATGGCAGAGCGCCGCGTCAACGTCGGCTGGGCCGAGGGCCTGCACGCTCGTCCCGCCTCGATCTTCGTCCGGGCGACGACCGCTTCCGGCGTCCCGGTGACCATCGCGAAGGCCGGCGGCGACCCCGTCAACGCCGCTTCCATGCTGGCGGTTCTGGGCCTCGGCGCCCAGGGCGGCGAGGAGATCGTCCTCGCGTCCGACGCCGAGGGCGCCGACGCGGCGCTGGACCGTCTCGCGAAGCTCGTCGCCGAGGGCCTCGACGAGCTCCCCGAGACGGTCTGA
- a CDS encoding GntR family transcriptional regulator, which produces MRIPAHAVCTAIRDDIISGVFGPGGRLTEEVLARRYGVSRVPVREALRTLESEGFVTTRRHAGACVAEPTEQEASDLLELRMLLEPLAASRAARRRTEAHLKVLRGLVRLGQERARRGQGEDLRALGGWFHETLSQASASPGLIALLTQTRHKIAWMFSVEAPMRPVDSWAEHGAIVDAVARGDAERARSLTALHTERAAAAHRRRVRTSQPAVNMASGPH; this is translated from the coding sequence TTGCGAATTCCTGCGCACGCGGTATGCACAGCAATCCGCGACGACATCATCTCCGGGGTCTTCGGACCCGGCGGCCGCCTCACCGAGGAAGTGCTGGCCCGCCGCTACGGGGTTTCGCGCGTCCCGGTCCGCGAGGCCCTGCGCACCCTGGAGTCCGAGGGCTTCGTCACGACCCGCCGGCACGCCGGGGCCTGCGTGGCCGAGCCGACCGAGCAGGAGGCCTCGGACCTCCTGGAGCTGCGGATGCTGTTGGAGCCCCTCGCCGCCTCGCGGGCGGCCCGCCGACGCACCGAGGCGCACCTGAAGGTGCTGCGCGGACTGGTCAGGCTGGGCCAGGAACGGGCCAGGAGGGGCCAAGGGGAGGATCTGCGGGCCCTGGGGGGCTGGTTCCACGAGACGCTGTCCCAGGCGTCGGCGAGCCCCGGGCTGATCGCCCTGCTGACGCAGACGCGCCACAAGATCGCCTGGATGTTCTCGGTGGAGGCCCCGATGCGCCCCGTGGACTCCTGGGCCGAGCACGGCGCGATCGTGGACGCGGTGGCGCGCGGCGACGCCGAGCGGGCCCGCTCCCTGACGGCCCTGCACACCGAGCGCGCGGCCGCGGCCCACCGGCGGCGCGTGAGGACTTCGCAACCTGCCGTAAACATGGCGAGCGGCCCGCATTAA
- a CDS encoding M23 family metallopeptidase — protein MAFGSSRVAGKHRGSSRLSRKTAGYAGIAALATTGVVGTLAGPAFAASEPAASTVEDTGLNAVVVAEDLQGEIETQAESQQRAADITAAKAQAEADAKQRAAESKRLAEAKAKAEREAAERAAREAERKRLNTFVAPVEGSYVSTQYHAGGGMWSSGSHTGIDFHAASGTSVHAVGAGTIVEAGYGGAYGNNVVIKHNDGTYTQYGHMSSLDVSVGQQVTPGQQIGLSGSTGNSSGPHLHFEARTGSQYGSDIDPIAYLRSHDVNV, from the coding sequence ATGGCGTTTGGCAGCAGTCGTGTCGCCGGTAAGCACCGTGGTTCGAGCCGTTTGAGCCGCAAGACCGCCGGCTACGCCGGTATAGCCGCCCTCGCCACCACCGGCGTCGTGGGCACGCTGGCCGGCCCCGCGTTCGCCGCGAGCGAGCCCGCCGCCTCCACGGTGGAGGACACCGGCCTCAACGCCGTCGTCGTCGCCGAGGACCTCCAGGGCGAGATCGAGACCCAGGCCGAGTCCCAGCAGCGCGCCGCCGACATCACCGCCGCGAAGGCGCAGGCCGAGGCCGACGCCAAGCAGCGCGCCGCCGAGTCCAAGCGTCTCGCCGAGGCCAAGGCGAAGGCCGAGCGCGAGGCCGCCGAGCGTGCGGCCCGCGAGGCCGAGCGCAAGCGCCTCAACACGTTCGTCGCTCCCGTCGAGGGCTCCTACGTCAGCACGCAGTACCACGCGGGCGGCGGCATGTGGTCCTCCGGCAGCCACACGGGCATCGACTTCCACGCGGCCTCCGGCACCTCGGTCCACGCCGTGGGCGCCGGCACGATCGTCGAGGCCGGCTACGGCGGCGCGTACGGCAACAACGTCGTCATCAAGCACAACGACGGCACGTACACCCAGTACGGGCACATGTCCTCGCTGGACGTCTCCGTCGGCCAGCAGGTCACCCCGGGCCAGCAGATCGGCCTGTCGGGCTCCACCGGCAACTCCAGCGGTCCGCACCTGCACTTCGAGGCCCGCACCGGCTCGCAGTACGGCTCGGACATCGACCCGATCGCGTACCTGCGCTCGCACGACGTCAACGTCTGA